One segment of Prosthecodimorpha staleyi DNA contains the following:
- the ahcY gene encoding adenosylhomocysteinase: MTSTTDFSVKDLSLADFGRKEIAIAETEMPGLMAVRAEYGMSQPLKGARIAGCLHMTIQTAVLIETLQALGAEVRWSSCNIFSTQDHAAAAIAARGTPVFAHKGESLEEYWDFVARTFEWHDGGVPNMILDDGGDATMYVILGAEAEKDASILADPKNEEEIVFFATIKRRLAAAPGWFAKTRDAIRGVSEETTTGVHRLYQLMEQGRLPFPAINVNDSVTKSKFDNLYGCRESLVDAIRRGTDVMLAGKTAVVCGYGDVGKGSAASLRNGGARVIVTEIDPICALQAAMEGYEVQTMDDMAPKADIFVTATGNKDVITIDHMRAMKNNAIVCNIGHFDAEIQISALRNYKWDNIKPQVDHVEFPDGKRIIVLSEGRLVNLGNATGHPSFVMSASFTNQTLAQIELWQNAGRYENKVFTLPKRLDEKVAALHLDKLGVKLTKLSGEQAAYIGVTSEGPFKPDHYRY, from the coding sequence ATGACCTCGACCACCGACTTTTCCGTGAAGGATCTCAGCCTGGCCGATTTCGGCCGCAAGGAGATCGCGATCGCCGAGACCGAGATGCCGGGCCTGATGGCCGTGCGCGCCGAATACGGCATGTCGCAGCCGCTCAAGGGCGCCCGCATCGCCGGCTGCCTGCACATGACCATCCAGACCGCGGTGCTGATCGAGACCCTGCAGGCGCTCGGCGCCGAGGTGCGCTGGTCGTCCTGCAACATCTTCTCGACCCAGGATCACGCCGCCGCCGCCATCGCGGCCCGCGGCACCCCGGTCTTCGCCCACAAGGGCGAAAGCCTCGAGGAATACTGGGATTTCGTCGCCCGCACCTTCGAGTGGCATGACGGCGGCGTGCCGAACATGATCCTCGACGACGGCGGCGACGCGACCATGTACGTGATCCTCGGCGCCGAAGCCGAGAAGGACGCCTCGATCCTCGCCGATCCGAAGAACGAGGAGGAGATCGTCTTCTTCGCGACCATCAAGCGCCGCCTCGCCGCCGCGCCGGGCTGGTTCGCCAAGACCCGCGACGCGATCCGGGGCGTCTCCGAGGAGACCACCACGGGCGTGCATCGCCTCTACCAGCTGATGGAACAGGGCCGCCTGCCCTTCCCGGCGATCAACGTCAACGACAGCGTCACCAAGTCGAAGTTCGACAACCTCTACGGCTGCCGCGAAAGCCTGGTCGACGCCATCCGCCGCGGCACCGACGTGATGCTCGCCGGCAAGACCGCAGTCGTGTGCGGCTACGGCGATGTCGGCAAGGGTTCGGCGGCCTCGCTGCGCAACGGCGGCGCCCGCGTGATCGTCACCGAGATCGACCCGATCTGCGCCCTGCAGGCGGCCATGGAGGGCTACGAGGTCCAGACCATGGACGACATGGCGCCGAAGGCCGACATCTTCGTGACCGCGACCGGCAACAAGGACGTGATCACCATCGACCACATGCGGGCGATGAAGAACAACGCGATCGTCTGCAACATCGGCCATTTCGATGCCGAGATTCAGATCAGCGCCCTGCGCAACTACAAGTGGGACAACATCAAGCCGCAGGTCGATCACGTCGAATTCCCCGACGGCAAGCGGATCATCGTCCTGTCGGAAGGGCGCCTGGTCAATCTCGGCAATGCCACCGGCCATCCGAGCTTCGTCATGTCGGCCTCCTTCACCAACCAGACGCTCGCCCAGATCGAGCTGTGGCAGAATGCCGGCCGCTACGAGAACAAGGTGTTCACGCTGCCGAAGCGCCTCGACGAGAAGGTCGCCGCCCTGCATCTCGACAAGCTGGGCGTCAAGCTGACCAAGCTGTCCGGCGAGCAGGCCGCCTATATCGGCGTGACCTCCGAAGGTCCGTTCAAACCCGACCACTACCGGTATTGA
- a CDS encoding sensor histidine kinase — MAPRRRARIRARFPKFDAVFGQTAHARLVAPTVRPPFAHDVARHCAAGLAVLPTLALPAFAAAEDTAVTVGSLYSHEIMLTALLTGVLTVAVASAVGMMRVRTRQEREIDRLKAENRDIRALADRAEGLLDAEDQLVVVWSGPEEPPVIVGSLDPTAGAPKARGTFLAFGSWLSRESASDLDHRIAALRERGTPFAIELATTSHTYIEAIGRIGGGRPFVRFRDLSAERIAFADLKERHQHLVGEVQTIRAMLEAAPMPVWLRDASGKITWVNPAYAQAVEAPDPDAAAVRGLELLDRAATDAVARLRIQAPAVHARLPLVAAGQRRVFDVVDVAGRDGSAGIATDISDLERIQAELRRTIDFHARTLDQLATAVAIFGADKRLEFYNAAYRGLWNLDTAFLDGRPEDSRILDQLRAARKLPEQADFRLWKKEMLAAYQSLEAREHWWHLPDGQTLRVIANPHPQGGVTYVYENVTERLELEKRHNALVRVQGETLDHLNEAVAVFGSDGRLRLWNPPFVQFWALEENRLAARPHISEVIGDCSRLHDHAQSWLEVKLAVTGLADNRTRLVGRMDRRDGLTLEYAAVPLPDGATMVTFTNVTDSVNVERALMEKNDALEEADRIKTDFVGLVSYELRSPLTNIIGFAHLLADNKTGPLNDKQRDYAGHIMTSSQALMIIVDDILDLATIDAGIMKLDLVETDVAAAVSGAVEGVRDRLDAASIRLATRIAPDVGSFVADQKRVRQILFNLLSNAIRFSPEGGEVRVSAVRDGDDLVLSVEDDGIGIPADQLRTVFDRFHARRQGPNRGGAGLGLSIVKSFVELHGGSIAIHSAEGHGTAVTCRFPGSRHLDDSAVAPTAAE, encoded by the coding sequence ATGGCACCGCGGAGGCGAGCACGGATTCGGGCAAGGTTCCCGAAATTCGACGCCGTTTTCGGCCAGACCGCGCATGCCCGGCTCGTCGCCCCGACCGTCCGCCCGCCGTTCGCCCACGATGTCGCCCGGCACTGTGCCGCCGGACTGGCCGTCCTGCCGACCCTGGCGCTGCCGGCCTTCGCCGCCGCCGAGGACACGGCCGTCACCGTCGGCAGCCTCTACTCCCACGAGATCATGCTGACCGCGCTCCTGACCGGCGTCTTGACCGTCGCGGTCGCCAGCGCCGTCGGCATGATGCGGGTGCGGACGCGGCAGGAGCGCGAGATCGACCGTCTCAAGGCCGAGAACCGCGACATTCGCGCCCTCGCCGATCGCGCCGAAGGCCTGCTCGATGCCGAGGACCAGCTGGTCGTGGTCTGGTCGGGGCCGGAGGAACCGCCGGTCATCGTCGGTTCGCTCGACCCGACCGCGGGCGCGCCGAAGGCCCGCGGCACCTTCCTGGCCTTCGGTTCCTGGCTGTCGCGCGAAAGCGCCTCCGATCTCGACCACCGCATCGCCGCCCTGCGCGAGCGCGGCACGCCCTTCGCGATCGAACTGGCGACGACCTCGCACACCTATATCGAGGCGATCGGACGCATCGGCGGCGGCCGTCCCTTCGTCCGCTTCCGCGATCTCTCCGCCGAGCGCATCGCCTTCGCCGACCTGAAGGAACGCCACCAGCATCTGGTCGGCGAGGTGCAGACGATCCGCGCCATGCTGGAGGCGGCGCCGATGCCGGTCTGGCTGCGCGACGCAAGCGGCAAGATCACCTGGGTCAATCCGGCCTATGCGCAGGCGGTCGAAGCGCCCGATCCGGACGCCGCCGCGGTGCGCGGCCTGGAACTGCTCGATCGCGCCGCGACCGATGCGGTGGCGCGTCTGCGGATTCAGGCCCCGGCCGTCCATGCCCGCCTGCCGCTGGTGGCCGCCGGCCAGCGCCGGGTGTTCGACGTGGTCGACGTGGCCGGACGCGACGGCTCGGCCGGCATCGCCACCGACATCTCCGACCTGGAACGCATTCAGGCGGAACTGCGCCGGACCATCGATTTTCACGCCCGCACGCTCGATCAGCTGGCCACCGCGGTGGCCATCTTCGGTGCCGACAAGCGGCTCGAATTCTACAACGCCGCCTATCGCGGCCTGTGGAACCTCGACACCGCCTTCCTGGACGGCCGCCCCGAGGACAGCCGCATCCTCGATCAGCTGCGCGCCGCGCGCAAACTGCCCGAACAGGCCGATTTCCGTCTCTGGAAGAAGGAGATGCTGGCCGCCTACCAGTCGCTGGAGGCGCGCGAGCACTGGTGGCACCTTCCCGACGGGCAGACGCTGCGAGTGATCGCCAATCCGCATCCGCAGGGCGGCGTCACCTATGTCTACGAGAACGTCACCGAGCGGCTCGAACTCGAAAAGCGCCACAACGCGCTGGTCCGCGTGCAGGGCGAGACCCTCGACCACCTGAACGAGGCCGTGGCGGTGTTCGGTTCCGACGGCCGGCTGCGCCTTTGGAACCCGCCCTTCGTGCAGTTCTGGGCGCTGGAGGAGAATCGCCTCGCCGCCCGCCCGCACATCTCCGAGGTGATCGGCGACTGTTCGCGCCTGCACGACCACGCGCAAAGCTGGCTCGAGGTGAAGCTCGCCGTCACCGGCCTCGCCGACAACCGGACCCGTCTGGTCGGCCGCATGGACCGGCGCGACGGTCTGACGCTCGAATATGCCGCCGTGCCGCTGCCGGACGGCGCCACCATGGTGACCTTCACCAACGTGACCGATTCGGTGAATGTCGAACGCGCACTGATGGAGAAGAACGACGCGCTCGAGGAGGCCGACCGGATCAAGACGGATTTCGTCGGCCTGGTCTCCTACGAACTGCGCTCGCCGCTGACCAACATCATCGGCTTCGCCCATCTGCTCGCCGACAACAAGACCGGCCCGCTCAACGACAAGCAGCGCGACTATGCCGGCCACATCATGACATCGAGCCAGGCCTTGATGATCATCGTGGACGACATCCTGGATCTGGCGACCATCGATGCCGGCATCATGAAGCTCGACCTGGTCGAGACCGACGTCGCCGCGGCCGTCTCGGGTGCCGTCGAGGGCGTGCGCGACCGGCTGGATGCGGCCTCGATCCGGCTCGCCACCCGCATCGCCCCGGATGTCGGCTCCTTCGTCGCCGACCAGAAGCGCGTCCGGCAGATCCTGTTCAACCTTCTCTCCAATGCCATCCGCTTCTCGCCCGAAGGCGGCGAGGTCCGGGTCAGCGCGGTGCGCGACGGCGACGACCTGGTGCTGAGCGTGGAGGATGACGGCATCGGCATCCCGGCCGACCAGTTGCGCACCGTGTTCGACCGCTTCCATGCGCGCCGCCAAGGCCCGAACCGCGGCGGGGCGGGTCTCGGCCTGTCGATCGTGAAGAGCTTCGTCGAGCTGCATGGCGGTTCGATCGCGATCCACTCCGCCGAGGGGCACGGCACCGCGGTGACCTGCCGGTTTCCCGGCTCGCGCCATCTCGACGATTCGGCCGTCGCACCCACCGCGGCGGAATGA
- the tsaE gene encoding tRNA (adenosine(37)-N6)-threonylcarbamoyltransferase complex ATPase subunit type 1 TsaE, which translates to MIEQATAWRLSIDLADEAATVRLAEDIAAILRRGDVIALDGDLGAGKTTWARALIRALAGDAALEVPSPTFTLVQSYALPRFALAHFDLYRLGGADEMAELGLDEALADGAALVEWPERAEGELPMDRLTLALGDGPTPDARVATLSGPEEVWRDRIERTIAIRTFLSASGWGVATRRYLQGDASARAYERLAGPAGNAILMNQPAETDDAAGQARRGARAAAKLAEDTRPFHAFALGLGTRGFSVPTVRAHDPERGFMLLEDLGNDFCVAGEPPAPIPDRYRVAVAVLARLHGLDLPAGLDDGCGGSYAIPAYDRGNLTAEVSVFLDWGLPHLLGRSATPDERDSFLAAWSPLFDEVLAGPATWCLRDYHSPNLLWLPDREGHRRIGILDFQDTILGHPAYDLVSIAQDARVTVPPDLEAGLLAHYLALRTAADPAFDAADFRRAYAILSVQRNTRILGVFARLKNRDGKPGYMRHYPRLWDYLDRSLREDVTLGVKLWYDAHVPEATRLRAS; encoded by the coding sequence ATGATCGAACAGGCGACGGCCTGGCGCCTCAGCATCGACCTCGCCGACGAAGCCGCGACGGTGCGTCTGGCCGAGGACATCGCCGCGATCCTCCGGCGCGGCGACGTGATCGCGCTCGACGGCGATCTCGGCGCCGGCAAGACCACATGGGCGCGCGCCCTGATCCGGGCGCTGGCCGGCGACGCCGCGCTCGAAGTGCCGAGCCCGACCTTCACGCTGGTGCAGAGCTACGCGCTGCCGCGCTTTGCACTCGCCCATTTCGACCTCTACCGGCTCGGCGGCGCCGACGAGATGGCCGAACTCGGCCTCGACGAAGCGCTCGCCGACGGCGCCGCCCTGGTCGAGTGGCCCGAGCGGGCGGAGGGCGAACTGCCGATGGACCGGCTCACCCTGGCGCTCGGCGACGGTCCGACGCCGGACGCGCGGGTCGCGACCCTGTCCGGTCCGGAGGAGGTCTGGCGCGACAGGATCGAGCGGACGATCGCCATCCGCACCTTCCTGTCTGCGTCCGGGTGGGGCGTTGCCACCCGCCGCTATCTGCAGGGCGACGCCTCCGCGCGGGCCTATGAGCGGCTTGCCGGCCCGGCCGGCAACGCCATCCTGATGAACCAGCCGGCCGAGACCGACGACGCGGCCGGGCAGGCCCGTCGGGGCGCCCGTGCCGCGGCGAAGCTCGCCGAGGATACGCGGCCCTTCCACGCCTTCGCGCTCGGCCTCGGCACGCGCGGCTTCTCGGTGCCGACCGTCCGCGCCCACGATCCCGAACGCGGCTTCATGCTCCTGGAGGATCTCGGCAACGACTTCTGCGTCGCCGGCGAACCTCCGGCGCCGATCCCGGACCGCTACCGGGTCGCCGTCGCGGTGCTGGCGCGGCTGCATGGCCTGGACCTGCCGGCGGGCCTCGACGACGGCTGCGGCGGCAGCTACGCGATCCCGGCCTATGATCGCGGCAACCTGACCGCCGAGGTCTCGGTCTTCCTCGACTGGGGCCTGCCGCATCTCCTCGGACGGTCCGCGACGCCGGATGAGCGCGACAGCTTCCTGGCCGCCTGGTCGCCGCTGTTCGACGAGGTCCTGGCCGGCCCGGCGACCTGGTGCCTGCGCGACTACCACTCGCCGAACCTGCTCTGGCTGCCGGACCGCGAGGGCCACCGGCGCATCGGCATTCTCGACTTCCAGGATACCATCCTGGGCCATCCGGCCTACGACCTGGTCTCGATCGCCCAGGACGCCCGCGTCACGGTCCCGCCGGATCTCGAAGCCGGGCTGCTGGCGCACTATCTGGCACTGCGCACCGCCGCCGATCCGGCCTTCGACGCGGCCGATTTTCGTCGCGCCTACGCGATCCTGTCGGTCCAGCGCAACACGCGCATTCTCGGCGTCTTCGCTCGGCTGAAGAACCGGGACGGCAAGCCCGGATACATGCGGCACTATCCCCGGCTCTGGGACTATCTCGACCGGTCGCTGCGCGAAGACGTGACGCTCGGCGTCAAGCTCTGGTATGACGCGCACGTCCCGGAGGCCACGCGCCTGCGGGCGAGTTGA
- the addB gene encoding double-strand break repair protein AddB — MAGIDPEADAGPDVRRRPRVLTIDPGLPFLATLVDALFAGQIVPDFRFDPAGSPDPDLSPDPDLSPDPDVSSGSLALADVTILVPTRRAARALRGVILERLGGRAAILPRIAPLGDIDEDAGLIDAEGSAAFARDLEPEVDGLERLLGLTRLVVAWTETLARDLLNPVTDAAPTFPASPAEAAHLARALLTLMDQVETEGADWAKLASIVPEDHAAFWALTLSFLSIVTRHWPDFLAERGLADPARQRNRTVRREAERLAATPPKGPVIAAGSTGSIPATAALLATIAGLPRGAVVLPGLDRALDADSWKAIGGRDQGEPAYGHPQYGLKQLLDHAFRIDRSEVEPVGPAVPEALALRARVVAEALKPAGTTETWPGFRATVGGDAPLQAAFAGVGLMEARSEAEQALAIALALRETLETEGRTAALVTPDRTLARRVAAELGRWGLAVDDSAGVPLLETPPAVLARMVAEVACGGFEPVALVGLLQHPLAAFGLERAAARRAARALEIAALRGPRPGAGSEGLAAAFAERRHAHDTRTARESSPQRRRLGAAGWNAAEDLIDRLTAALGPLERIAAAPGRVPLADLLGLHAAALRAVAADADGSDARLFEGEAGEALATTLAGLIAAARADAFTISLRGSDYPAFFEALVGHQPVRRRAAGTGSRIAIWGPLEARLQSVDRLILAGLDEGTWPAVTRADAWLSRPMKRELGLEAPERRIGLAAHDFVEGVTAPEVILSRSARSGGAPTVPSRWLQRLLAVVGPDIAATLRARGAVHLDRARRLDRPAAAPAPAARPEPKPPVEVRPNRLSVTEIETLIRDPYAIYARHVLRLQPMEELAEAPDGGDRGSIVHEVLHRFVDGRQPESEAEAQARFMRLADDALEAHAAFPEVLALWRPRLEKIGAWFIAQFERPRAGQIADSLLEQREALDLPVDGAPFTLVGRADRIDRFRDGGLAILDYKTGTVPSAAQVQSLLAPQLPLEAGMVRQGAFGADLADRPISMLAYVKLSGTGAGGAVTDVTLPIRGGGPPPSADELAAMALDRLRRLVSHYRNPATGYPSRPRIQFQRDTDGPYDHLARVKEWAAGEGGESE, encoded by the coding sequence ATGGCAGGCATCGATCCTGAAGCGGATGCAGGCCCGGATGTCCGGCGGCGCCCGCGCGTCCTGACCATCGATCCCGGGCTGCCCTTCCTGGCCACGCTGGTCGATGCGCTGTTCGCCGGCCAGATCGTGCCGGATTTCCGCTTCGACCCGGCCGGATCGCCAGACCCGGACCTATCGCCAGACCCGGACCTATCGCCAGACCCGGACGTTTCGTCCGGCTCGCTGGCGCTCGCCGACGTGACCATCCTGGTGCCGACCCGCCGCGCCGCGCGCGCCCTGCGCGGCGTCATTCTGGAACGGCTCGGCGGCCGGGCCGCGATCCTGCCGCGCATCGCCCCGCTCGGCGACATCGACGAGGATGCCGGCCTGATCGACGCCGAAGGCTCGGCCGCCTTCGCGCGCGATCTCGAACCCGAGGTCGACGGCCTGGAGCGGCTGCTCGGCCTGACCCGGCTGGTGGTCGCCTGGACCGAGACGCTCGCCCGCGATCTCCTCAACCCGGTCACCGACGCCGCACCGACCTTCCCGGCCTCGCCGGCCGAGGCCGCCCATCTTGCCCGCGCCTTGCTGACCCTGATGGATCAGGTCGAGACCGAGGGCGCCGACTGGGCCAAGCTGGCATCGATCGTGCCGGAGGATCACGCCGCCTTCTGGGCCCTGACGCTGTCCTTCCTGTCCATCGTCACCCGCCATTGGCCGGACTTTCTGGCCGAACGCGGTCTCGCCGACCCGGCCCGCCAGCGCAACCGTACCGTCCGCCGCGAGGCCGAGCGGCTGGCGGCCACACCGCCGAAGGGGCCGGTGATCGCCGCCGGCTCAACCGGCTCGATCCCGGCTACCGCCGCCCTGCTCGCGACCATTGCCGGCCTGCCGCGCGGCGCGGTCGTGCTGCCGGGCCTCGACCGCGCGCTCGATGCCGACAGCTGGAAGGCGATCGGCGGCCGGGACCAGGGCGAGCCGGCCTACGGTCACCCGCAATATGGCCTGAAGCAGTTGCTCGATCACGCCTTCCGCATCGACCGCAGCGAGGTCGAACCGGTCGGACCGGCCGTGCCCGAGGCGCTGGCGCTGCGCGCCCGGGTCGTCGCCGAGGCGTTGAAGCCCGCCGGCACCACCGAGACCTGGCCCGGTTTTCGCGCCACCGTTGGCGGGGACGCGCCGCTCCAGGCCGCCTTCGCGGGCGTCGGCCTGATGGAGGCCCGCTCCGAGGCCGAACAGGCGCTGGCGATCGCGCTGGCCTTACGCGAGACCCTGGAGACCGAGGGCCGCACCGCCGCGCTGGTCACGCCCGACCGCACGCTCGCCCGCCGGGTCGCCGCCGAACTCGGCCGCTGGGGTCTGGCGGTCGACGATTCCGCCGGGGTGCCGCTGCTCGAGACCCCGCCCGCCGTGCTCGCCCGGATGGTCGCCGAGGTCGCCTGCGGCGGCTTCGAGCCGGTCGCGCTGGTCGGCCTGCTGCAGCATCCGCTCGCCGCCTTCGGGCTGGAGCGGGCCGCGGCGCGACGCGCGGCGCGGGCGCTGGAGATCGCCGCCCTGCGCGGGCCGCGGCCGGGGGCCGGCAGCGAGGGCCTGGCGGCCGCCTTCGCGGAGCGCCGGCACGCCCACGACACCCGCACCGCGCGCGAGTCCAGTCCGCAGCGCCGGCGCCTCGGCGCGGCCGGCTGGAACGCCGCCGAAGATCTGATCGACCGGCTCACCGCCGCGCTCGGCCCGCTGGAGCGGATCGCCGCCGCGCCGGGCCGGGTCCCACTGGCCGATCTGCTCGGCCTTCATGCCGCCGCCCTGAGGGCCGTGGCGGCGGATGCGGACGGCTCCGACGCCCGCCTCTTCGAGGGCGAGGCCGGCGAGGCGCTGGCGACCACGCTGGCCGGGTTGATCGCGGCCGCACGCGCCGACGCCTTCACCATCTCGCTGCGCGGATCGGACTATCCGGCCTTCTTCGAGGCGCTGGTCGGCCATCAACCGGTGCGCCGCCGTGCCGCCGGCACCGGCAGCCGGATCGCCATCTGGGGTCCGCTGGAGGCGCGCCTGCAGAGCGTCGACCGGCTGATCCTGGCCGGGCTCGACGAGGGCACCTGGCCGGCCGTCACCCGCGCCGACGCCTGGCTGTCGCGCCCGATGAAGCGTGAACTCGGCCTTGAGGCGCCCGAGCGGCGCATCGGCCTGGCGGCGCATGACTTCGTCGAGGGCGTCACGGCGCCGGAGGTGATTCTGTCGCGCAGCGCGCGGTCCGGCGGCGCCCCGACCGTGCCGTCGCGCTGGCTGCAGCGGCTCCTTGCCGTGGTCGGACCGGACATCGCCGCCACCTTACGCGCCCGCGGCGCCGTCCATCTGGACCGCGCCCGCCGGCTCGACCGCCCCGCCGCCGCGCCGGCGCCGGCCGCCCGGCCCGAGCCGAAGCCGCCGGTCGAGGTGCGGCCGAACCGGCTCTCGGTGACCGAGATCGAGACCCTGATCCGCGACCCCTACGCGATCTATGCCCGCCACGTGCTGCGCCTGCAGCCGATGGAAGAGCTGGCAGAGGCCCCGGACGGCGGCGACCGCGGCTCAATCGTGCACGAGGTGCTGCATCGCTTCGTGGACGGGCGGCAGCCGGAAAGCGAAGCCGAGGCGCAGGCGCGCTTCATGCGGCTCGCCGACGACGCCCTGGAGGCCCATGCGGCCTTCCCCGAAGTGCTGGCGCTATGGCGGCCGCGGCTGGAGAAGATCGGCGCCTGGTTCATCGCCCAGTTCGAACGGCCGCGTGCCGGGCAGATCGCCGACAGCCTGCTGGAGCAGCGCGAGGCGCTCGACCTGCCGGTCGACGGCGCGCCCTTCACGCTGGTCGGCCGCGCCGATCGCATCGACCGGTTCAGGGACGGCGGCCTCGCCATCCTCGATTACAAGACCGGCACGGTGCCCTCCGCCGCCCAGGTGCAGAGCCTGCTCGCGCCGCAGTTGCCGCTCGAGGCCGGCATGGTCCGGCAGGGCGCCTTCGGGGCCGACCTCGCCGATCGGCCGATCTCGATGCTCGCCTATGTCAAGCTCTCGGGGACCGGGGCCGGCGGCGCGGTCACCGACGTGACGCTGCCGATCCGGGGCGGCGGCCCCCCGCCGAGCGCGGACGAACTCGCCGCCATGGCGCTCGACCGGCTGCGGCGGCTCGTCTCCCACTACCGCAACCCGGCCACCGGCTATCCGTCGCGGCCGCGCATCCAATTCCAGCGCGACACAGACGGCCCCTACGATCATCTCGCCCGGGTCAAGGAATGGGCGGCCGGCGAAGGGGGCGAGAGCGAATGA
- a CDS encoding YbjQ family protein, protein MIRSDFITTGFGFQRYRVVREIGIAHGIVVRSRSIVGNFLGSLQTIFGGNITIYTELCEQARKQAFEKMMQDAAGLGANAIIGFRFESTDIGQGLTEVLAYGTAVEVTPM, encoded by the coding sequence ATGATCCGCAGCGACTTCATCACCACCGGGTTCGGCTTCCAGCGCTACCGCGTCGTGCGCGAGATCGGCATCGCCCACGGCATCGTGGTGCGCTCGCGCTCGATCGTCGGCAACTTCCTCGGTTCGCTGCAGACCATCTTCGGCGGCAACATCACGATCTACACCGAACTCTGCGAGCAGGCGCGCAAGCAGGCCTTCGAGAAGATGATGCAGGACGCCGCCGGCCTCGGCGCCAATGCGATCATCGGATTCCGTTTCGAATCGACCGATATCGGCCAGGGCCTGACCGAAGTTCTGGCCTACGGAACGGCCGTGGAAGTCACCCCGATGTGA
- a CDS encoding nucleotidyltransferase family protein yields MTHPSQVKRPEAKRPTRAMMLAAGIGKRMRPLTATTPKPLIEVAGKALIDHGLDRLVDAGVETVVVNVHYLADLVEFHVLKRARPKVLISDERKGLLETGGGIVKALDMIGPDPFFLFNSDSFWIDGYADNLELLVEFWDEAKMDMLLLLSPTVTASGYDGQGDFTMDPLGRLERRVEGRVAPFVYAGTAIIHPRVFAGTAQGRFSLNKFFDRALESGRLYGVHMDGIWLHVGTPEAIREAEETIRHSAA; encoded by the coding sequence ATGACCCATCCGTCCCAGGTGAAGCGCCCCGAGGCCAAGCGACCGACCCGCGCCATGATGCTCGCGGCCGGGATCGGCAAGCGCATGCGCCCGCTGACCGCGACCACGCCCAAGCCGCTGATCGAGGTCGCCGGCAAGGCGTTGATCGACCACGGCCTCGACCGCCTGGTCGATGCCGGCGTCGAGACCGTGGTGGTCAACGTCCACTATCTCGCCGACCTGGTCGAATTCCATGTCCTGAAGCGCGCGCGCCCGAAGGTGCTGATCTCCGACGAGCGCAAGGGTCTCCTGGAGACCGGCGGCGGCATCGTCAAGGCGCTCGACATGATCGGGCCCGACCCCTTCTTCCTGTTCAACTCGGACAGTTTCTGGATCGACGGCTACGCCGACAATCTCGAACTGCTGGTCGAGTTCTGGGACGAGGCGAAGATGGACATGCTGCTCCTCCTGTCGCCGACCGTCACCGCGTCGGGCTATGACGGCCAGGGCGACTTCACCATGGACCCGCTCGGGCGCCTGGAGCGCCGGGTCGAGGGCCGCGTCGCCCCCTTCGTCTATGCCGGCACGGCGATCATCCACCCGCGCGTCTTCGCCGGTACAGCCCAGGGTCGGTTCTCGCTCAACAAGTTCTTCGATCGCGCGCTCGAATCGGGCAGGCTCTACGGCGTGCACATGGACGGCATCTGGCTGCATGTCGGCACGCCGGAGGCGATCCGCGAGGCGGAGGAGACCATCCGGCACAGCGCGGCGTGA
- a CDS encoding DUF4337 domain-containing protein translates to MTDATAHQPESQESRDHFNNMIAIAVALISAFMAVSKVKDDNIVQAMQKAQSEVLDNWNVYQARQQRRVLGEYILSQTKAVTPEPYPERVAKAMAEWQKAVDDSKTRADQAAAKAKAAQEAYDSLNDRDDLFDLSDAMLSVSLALFAITALIRVRWLFGLATGLGLLGMFFGSAGFGGWTQFHPNWLVALLS, encoded by the coding sequence ATGACCGACGCGACCGCGCACCAGCCGGAAAGCCAGGAATCGCGGGATCATTTCAACAACATGATCGCCATCGCGGTGGCGCTCATCTCGGCCTTCATGGCGGTCTCCAAGGTCAAGGACGACAACATCGTCCAGGCCATGCAGAAGGCCCAAAGCGAGGTCCTCGACAACTGGAACGTCTATCAGGCGCGTCAGCAGCGCCGCGTGCTCGGCGAATATATCCTGTCGCAGACCAAGGCGGTGACGCCGGAGCCCTATCCCGAGCGGGTCGCCAAGGCGATGGCCGAATGGCAGAAGGCGGTCGACGATTCCAAGACGCGCGCCGACCAGGCGGCCGCCAAGGCCAAGGCCGCGCAGGAAGCCTACGATTCGCTGAACGACCGCGACGACCTGTTCGACCTGTCCGACGCCATGCTGTCGGTGTCGCTGGCGCTGTTCGCCATCACGGCGCTGATCCGCGTCCGCTGGCTGTTCGGCCTGGCCACCGGGCTCGGCCTGCTCGGCATGTTCTTCGGCTCCGCCGGCTTCGGCGGCTGGACGCAGTTCCATCCCAATTGGCTGGTCGCGCTGCTTAGCTGA